A genomic region of Triticum dicoccoides isolate Atlit2015 ecotype Zavitan unplaced genomic scaffold, WEW_v2.0 scaffold69028, whole genome shotgun sequence contains the following coding sequences:
- the LOC119347594 gene encoding uncharacterized protein LOC119347594, protein MAAPRALVLAVLLAIAVANAEAASVVVGLAKCADCTRKNIKAEEAFKGLQVAIKCKNIDGEYESKAVGALDGTGAFSVPLAADLHGADCVAQLHSAA, encoded by the exons ATGGCAGCTCCGAGAGCACTTGTCCTCGCCGTCCTGCTGGCGATCGCCGTCGCCAACGCCGAGGCAGCGTCAGTCGTCGTCGGCCTGGCCAAGTGCGCCGACTGCACCAGGAAGAACATCAAGGCTGAGGAAGCCTTCAAGG GTCTCCAGGTGGCGATCAAATGCAAGAACATCGACGGCGAGTACGAGAGCAAGGCGGTGGGTGCCCTCGACGGCACCGGCGCCTTCAGCGTGCCCCTCGCCGCCGATCTCCATGGCGCCGACTGCGTCGCACAGCTCCACAGCGCCGCC